The proteins below are encoded in one region of Telopea speciosissima isolate NSW1024214 ecotype Mountain lineage chromosome 10, Tspe_v1, whole genome shotgun sequence:
- the LOC122642087 gene encoding protein ETHYLENE INSENSITIVE 3-like, translating into MVGIFEEMGFGGNLDFMSAPPVEGDLAPEGEPEATVEEDYSDEEMDVDELERRMWRDRMLLRRLKEQNKGKEGADSAKQRQSQEQARRKKMSRAQDGILKYMLKMMEVCKAQGFVYGIIPEKGKPVSGASDNLRAWWKEKVRFDRNGPAAIAKYQADNVFQGKNEDSNVVASTPHTLQELQDTTLGSLLSALMQHCDPPQRRFPLEKGVAPPWWPTGKEEWWPQLGFPKDQCPPPYKKPHDLKKAWKVSVLTAVIKHMFPDIAKIRKLVRQSKCLQDKMTAKESATWLAIINQEEVLSRKLYPDRCPPISSAGGSGSFVLSDSSEYDVEGVEDEQSFEVQECKPSDANMLNMRMGGNKYSLPAPVKGEITSSDFIQKRKSSDDPEAAMVDHKRYTCENLPCPYSDYPLGFHDRNSRNNHQASCPDRSVSQGFGISNFQTNEEKPAIFSVPYAQPKPAPPVPNLTQPSFNLSGLGLPDDGQKTISELMSLYDANLRQNNFSNPRNDTVLEDQNPGQPGTQLDENFFGSSIFGETNAPINHTMFPGEEVQFDACKVFDPPFEPNHGDIGVDFRFGSPFNLPSVDFTDVMPRGTVEPLSCKQENSIWYM; encoded by the coding sequence ATGGTGGGAATCTTTGAAGAAATGGGTTTTGGCGGGAATCTTGATTTCATGTCTGCTCCACCAGTAGAGGGAGATCTGGCCCCTGAAGGTGAACCAGAGGCCACTGTTGAGGAGGATTATAGTGATGAAGAGATGGATGTTGATGAGCTGGAGAGGAGAATGTGGAGGGATCGGATGCTTCTGAGACGGCTCAAAGAACAGAACAAGGGGAAGGAGGGAGCTGATAGTGCGAAGCAGAGGCAGTCACAGGAGCAGGCTCGAAGAAAGAAGATGTCACGAGCACAAGATGGGATTCTGAAGTATATGCTGAAGATGATGGAAGTTTGCAAAGCTCAGGGTTTTGTGTATGGAATCATCCCTGAGAAGGGAAAGCCTGTTAGTGGTGCTTCTGATAATCTTCGCGCATGGTGGAAGGAGAAAGTGAGATTTGATAGAAATGGTCCTGCTGCAATTGCCAAGTATCAGGCTGATAATGTGTTCCAGGGGAAGAACGAAGACTCTAATGTGGTTGCCTCGACCCCTCATACTCTGCAAGAGCTTCAAGACACCACACTCGGTTCTCTCTTGTCGGCTCTGATGCAGCACTGTGATCCACCTCAGAGGAGGTTCCCACTGGAGAAGGGTGTTGCTCCACCATGGTGGCCTACTGGCAAAGAGGAATGGTGGCCTCAGTTGGGGTTTCCAAAGGATCAATGTCCCCCCCCTTACAAGAAGCCACATGATCTAAAGAAGGCCTGGAAGGTTAGCGTGCTCACTGCTGTAATCAAGCACATGTTTCCTGATATTGCAAAGATCCGCAAGCTAGTGAGGCAATCGAAGTGCTTGCAGGATAAGATGACTGCAAAGGAGAGCGCGACTTGGTTGGCCATAATTAACCAGGAGGAGGTCTTGTCTAGGAAACTCTACCCTGATCGATGCCCACCAATATCCTCAGCTGGTGGGAGTGGATCTTTTGTTCTCAGTGACAGCAGTGAGTATGATGTTGAAGGGGTTGAAGATGAACAGAGTTTTGAAGTACAGGAGTGCAAACCCAGCGATGCAAACATGTTGAATATGAGGATGGGTGGAAACAAGTATTCTTTGCCAGCCCCAGTCAAGGGAGAGATTACTAGCTCAGATTTCATTCAGAAGAGGAAGTCATCTGATGACCCTGAAGCAGCAATGGTGGATCACAAGAGATACACTTGTGAGAACCTTCCCTGCCCTTACAGTGATTACCCCCTGGGCTTTCATGACAGAAATTCCAGGAATAATCACCAGGCGAGTTGCCCAGATCGTAGTGTTTCACAGGGGTTTGGAATCTCCAATTTCCAGACTAATGAAGAAAAACCAGCTATCTTCTCTGTGCCATATGCTCAACCCAAGCCGGCACCTCCAGTGCCAAACCTGACTCAACCATCCTTCAATCTGTCCGGACTTGGGCTACCAGACGATGGGCAGAAAACTATATCTGAGCTTATGTCTCTCTATGATGCCAACCTGCGGCAAAACAATTTCTCAAATCCTAGAAACGATACTGTTTTAGAAGATCAAAATCCTGGGCAGCCAGGAACTCAACTGGATGAAAACTTCTTTGGCAGTAGCATCTTTGGGGAGACCAATGCACCAATCAACCATACAATGTTCCCTGGAGAGGAAGTCCAGTTTGATGCATGCAAGGTGTTTGACCCACCATTTGAGCCCAATCATGGCGACATTGGTGTGGACTTCAGATTTGGTTCTCCTTTCAACTTGCCGTCTGTTGATTTTACTGATGTCATGCCTAGAGGAACGGTTGAGCCATTGTCCTGCAAGCAGGAGAATTCAATCTGGTACATGTGA